A single genomic interval of Parvularcula marina harbors:
- a CDS encoding LytR/AlgR family response regulator transcription factor, producing MVFPGLNSMPRRWQDAVRVALVTGLIWLVFVGLLSAFTYVDMNRAGREVTYLRAFKFYGLGFFCWLFLGPLNFAIARDLGMEGSRLRTVVLVAIGSILTSLVIIFAYVLLFYAPLMGQTAGEVLKSLQLIDWAWDTILFGTIYLSGLALGQRVRTPPPESSSPTRVAVKSAGRIDYIEVNDILAVSAQSNYVELICAERTHLHRSTLSNFIEQYADAGFIQIHRSHYVRASAVESIRANGGQGRRVILKTGQNLPIAKNYWSGIEEVIGG from the coding sequence ATGGTTTTCCCCGGTCTCAACTCCATGCCGAGACGATGGCAAGACGCGGTGCGTGTCGCACTGGTCACCGGGCTGATCTGGCTAGTTTTCGTCGGCCTGCTCTCTGCCTTTACCTATGTCGACATGAACAGGGCCGGACGCGAAGTGACTTATCTGCGCGCCTTCAAATTCTATGGTCTCGGCTTTTTCTGCTGGCTGTTTCTCGGGCCGCTTAATTTCGCCATTGCGCGTGATCTTGGCATGGAAGGCAGCCGACTGCGCACAGTTGTCCTCGTTGCCATAGGCTCGATCCTGACCAGCCTTGTGATCATCTTTGCCTATGTTTTGCTCTTTTATGCGCCGCTGATGGGCCAGACAGCCGGTGAGGTTCTGAAGTCATTACAGCTGATCGACTGGGCCTGGGATACGATCCTTTTCGGGACGATTTATCTCTCGGGCCTTGCCCTTGGCCAAAGGGTGAGAACACCACCTCCCGAGTCGTCCAGTCCAACACGTGTCGCCGTCAAATCTGCTGGCCGTATCGACTATATCGAAGTGAACGACATTCTCGCCGTCTCGGCGCAAAGCAATTATGTCGAACTGATCTGTGCTGAACGTACGCACCTCCACCGCTCCACCCTGTCAAACTTCATTGAGCAGTATGCGGATGCCGGGTTCATCCAGATCCATCGATCGCATTATGTCCGCGCCTCTGCCGTGGAGTCGATCCGTGCGAATGGCGGACAGGGCCGGCGCGTCATCCTGAAGACAGGACAAAACCTGCCGATCGCGAAGAACTACTGGAGCGGCATCGAGGAAGTGATTGGCGGTTAA
- a CDS encoding HWE histidine kinase domain-containing protein, with amino-acid sequence MLRRQAANHGKLSFLSGDGEMARRIREMDWKNHPLGVPENWPASLRSALGIALNSAYPTAIYWGNELRLLYNDAWAPIPGPRHPASLGAPAKDVWPDIWDVIEPQFHKVIETGSGVSMADQFLPMTRYGVPEETYWTYNLTPIRNDDGLIVGIFNSGHETTTNILIQRKDKAILKLNDALRNCTDLELTYRTALDLIGTTVGIDRAAIINLDSGEETASITQEWCTEGQDRLNVEQNLSDWGDWIASEMRNGHIVKLDDIHHHNDKKIHFEFLDQNGIAALLAIPKRTNGVLTSVILLSKQAPRDWNEIDISTAEELLERTEHWIERIRNTEREHIMMREIDHRARNALAVAQSVARLTRASTIEDYKQKIESRFAALGRAHKLLATEHWQRVSLKTLIEQELDIFAAENSKIAALEGPNIQLRPEFAQTTELVIHELATNASKHGALSDPSGELKISWAISEDRLNFEWVETWKTKKQSDAKGNGFGSILLDRIVSNQLQGEINQTVHETGFTCRIEFPLNPQAERRDQETRQAPAAPDTIRILIAEDEAIVAMDIESMMTSMNYDIFGCFGTFEETMKAIETGTPDLALLDANLHGESSIPIAENLIARGVPVIFATGYSELTGKLAEYSDLTILTKPVDEGKLARAIEAKLSAIRQ; translated from the coding sequence ATGCTGAGACGGCAGGCAGCCAATCACGGCAAGCTCAGCTTTCTTTCAGGCGATGGCGAAATGGCCCGCCGGATCCGCGAGATGGACTGGAAGAACCATCCATTGGGCGTGCCGGAGAACTGGCCCGCATCTTTGCGATCCGCGCTCGGCATCGCGCTCAATTCTGCTTATCCGACTGCGATCTATTGGGGGAATGAGCTCCGGCTTCTTTACAATGATGCGTGGGCGCCCATTCCGGGGCCCCGCCACCCAGCCTCCCTGGGGGCGCCGGCGAAGGACGTCTGGCCGGACATCTGGGACGTTATCGAGCCGCAGTTCCACAAGGTGATCGAAACCGGCAGCGGCGTCAGCATGGCCGACCAGTTCCTGCCGATGACACGTTATGGTGTGCCTGAAGAGACCTATTGGACCTATAATTTAACGCCCATACGGAATGATGACGGCCTCATCGTCGGCATCTTCAATTCAGGACATGAGACGACCACCAATATTCTCATTCAGCGTAAGGACAAAGCCATCCTGAAGCTGAACGATGCGTTGCGCAATTGTACTGATCTGGAACTAACTTACCGAACAGCTCTTGACCTGATCGGCACGACAGTTGGCATCGACAGAGCCGCGATCATTAATCTGGATTCCGGCGAAGAGACGGCCAGCATCACACAGGAGTGGTGCACGGAGGGACAGGATCGCCTCAATGTCGAGCAAAATCTTTCTGACTGGGGGGACTGGATCGCGTCAGAAATGCGCAATGGCCATATCGTCAAGCTGGATGATATTCATCACCATAATGACAAAAAAATCCATTTCGAATTCCTTGACCAAAACGGAATTGCAGCGCTGCTGGCTATCCCCAAACGGACGAATGGCGTTCTGACAAGCGTCATTCTCCTTAGCAAACAAGCGCCCCGCGACTGGAACGAGATTGACATCTCGACGGCGGAAGAACTGCTGGAGCGCACAGAGCACTGGATCGAGCGCATCCGGAACACTGAACGCGAACACATCATGATGCGCGAGATTGACCACCGGGCACGAAATGCCTTGGCCGTTGCGCAATCGGTTGCACGTCTCACCCGCGCCAGCACGATTGAAGACTACAAGCAGAAGATCGAGTCGCGCTTTGCTGCGCTAGGCCGTGCGCATAAGCTTCTCGCCACCGAGCACTGGCAGCGCGTCAGCCTGAAGACATTGATCGAGCAGGAGCTCGACATATTTGCAGCCGAGAATTCTAAAATCGCCGCGCTTGAGGGCCCGAATATCCAGCTTCGCCCGGAATTTGCGCAGACTACGGAGCTTGTCATTCACGAGCTTGCGACGAACGCCTCCAAACACGGCGCGCTCAGCGATCCTTCGGGCGAGTTGAAGATCAGCTGGGCGATCTCAGAAGACCGGCTGAATTTTGAATGGGTTGAAACCTGGAAGACGAAGAAACAGTCCGATGCGAAGGGCAATGGCTTTGGCTCGATCCTTCTTGATCGGATCGTCTCGAACCAGTTGCAGGGTGAAATCAACCAGACCGTACATGAGACCGGCTTTACCTGCCGGATCGAATTCCCCCTCAATCCGCAGGCAGAGAGACGCGATCAAGAGACCCGACAGGCGCCCGCCGCCCCTGACACGATCAGGATCCTGATTGCTGAGGATGAAGCGATTGTCGCCATGGATATCGAATCCATGATGACCTCAATGAATTACGATATATTCGGATGTTTCGGTACGTTCGAAGAGACGATGAAAGCGATTGAAACAGGAACGCCTGACCTCGCACTGCTGGATGCGAACCTGCATGGCGAATCGTCCATTCCGATTGCGGAGAACCTGATCGCCAGAGGTGTTCCAGTCATCTTCGCCACGGGCTATTCAGAGCTGACCGGCAAGCTTGCCGAATATTCGGACCTTACCATTCTCACAAAGCCTGTGGATGAAGGAAAGCTCGCCCGCGCAATTGAGGCCAAGCTGTCCGCCATCCGTCAGTAG
- a CDS encoding OmpA family protein, translating into MARRRSRSSQANIWPGFVDGLSTLLLVLMFVLSIFVVAQFYLGEQLTKSQERLNEQDSELSRLRAELAALADDLALAKADAARLTDENSSLRLDLDVLQDTIDDKNAQIASLGTAIAASAEELEAEKALTEDQKSEIATLNAQLAALRRQLQSLQEALEAAEAKDLEQQAQIENLSSRLNAALARKVQELSEVRSRFFEEARSALQDLPGVTVRGDRLIISGDALFGSCEATLSAGAQESLDGVAIAILEIDRRIKQQIAGRENDEATQAIQNWVIRVDGHADQTPLGPSCAARFVDNKGLSTARALSVTRYLESRGVPSRRLVASGLGDDFPLVSGRDAASLAQNRRIEFKLTER; encoded by the coding sequence ATGGCGCGTCGCCGTTCACGTTCATCACAGGCCAATATCTGGCCCGGCTTTGTCGACGGTCTGTCGACATTGCTTCTTGTGCTGATGTTCGTGCTGTCGATATTCGTCGTCGCGCAATTCTATCTCGGTGAGCAGCTCACCAAGAGCCAGGAACGCCTGAATGAGCAGGACAGCGAGCTGAGCCGCCTGCGCGCCGAACTGGCCGCTCTCGCCGATGATCTTGCTCTCGCCAAGGCGGATGCCGCGCGCCTGACCGATGAGAACTCCTCCCTGCGCCTTGATCTCGATGTCCTGCAGGACACGATTGATGACAAGAATGCGCAGATCGCTTCGCTCGGCACCGCCATCGCGGCGTCTGCGGAGGAACTCGAGGCCGAGAAGGCCCTGACCGAGGACCAAAAATCCGAAATCGCGACCCTCAATGCCCAGCTTGCCGCCTTGAGGCGCCAGCTCCAGAGCCTGCAGGAAGCGCTCGAAGCCGCCGAAGCCAAAGACCTTGAGCAGCAGGCTCAAATCGAGAACCTCTCCTCGCGCCTTAATGCGGCGCTCGCACGGAAGGTTCAGGAGCTATCGGAAGTCCGCTCACGGTTCTTCGAAGAAGCCCGCTCGGCGCTGCAGGACCTGCCCGGCGTCACGGTGCGCGGTGACAGGTTGATCATCAGCGGCGATGCACTTTTCGGCTCCTGCGAGGCGACCCTCTCCGCCGGCGCACAGGAAAGCCTCGACGGGGTCGCCATCGCGATCCTCGAAATCGACCGCCGCATCAAGCAGCAGATTGCCGGCCGCGAGAATGACGAAGCAACCCAAGCGATCCAGAACTGGGTTATCCGGGTCGACGGCCATGCCGACCAGACCCCGCTGGGACCGAGCTGTGCCGCCCGTTTCGTGGACAACAAAGGCCTCTCTACCGCCCGCGCTCTCTCGGTCACGCGCTATCTAGAATCGCGCGGCGTGCCGTCCCGCCGTCTCGTTGCGAGCGGCCTTGGGGATGACTTCCCACTGGTCAGCGGCCGGGATGCCGCCTCGCTTGCCCAGAACCGTCGCATCGAGTTCAAGCTGACCGAGCGCTAA
- a CDS encoding glycosyltransferase: MRIAVFGHDAADTMLARRIGMMERLGHEVTAFTMRRDEAKDRGWKNIDLGQTYDAKLFHRAWAVRGAIKRCKQHARLQGTDLFWARNLDMLTVAIAARRDARSHAPVIYETLDIHRMLTNKGTPYEMLRKIERRLMRNVSMIVTSSPAYEREYFDRIHPGHPDVALIENKLPLEGLPPRPATPLRDGPLRLGWVGVLRCARSFAMLQEIAKTFAGRIEVILHGAHAADQLPDFEEAVARTPHMTAYGRYTSPIDLPKVYGDIDIVWSGDYFQSRGGPVAIGNSSWALANRLYEGGYYGVPAIVPQGTEMARWIERVGTGRVIPEPVEETLPRLLEELMAGGIVPLRQIVADTPSTVFVDDGSELDALLSRLESQ, encoded by the coding sequence GTGAGGATTGCCGTTTTCGGCCATGATGCAGCGGACACCATGCTGGCTCGGCGGATCGGCATGATGGAACGGCTCGGCCATGAGGTCACAGCCTTCACCATGCGGCGCGATGAAGCCAAAGACCGCGGCTGGAAGAATATCGATCTCGGCCAGACCTATGATGCCAAGCTCTTCCACCGGGCGTGGGCCGTCCGCGGCGCGATCAAGCGTTGCAAACAGCACGCTCGCCTTCAGGGAACGGATCTTTTCTGGGCCCGCAATCTCGATATGCTGACAGTCGCCATCGCCGCCCGCCGCGATGCGCGCAGCCATGCACCCGTGATCTATGAGACGCTCGATATCCACCGGATGCTGACCAATAAAGGTACACCATACGAGATGTTGCGTAAAATTGAGCGGCGCCTGATGCGCAATGTCTCGATGATTGTGACCTCCTCTCCTGCTTATGAGCGGGAATATTTTGACCGGATCCATCCCGGCCACCCCGATGTCGCGCTGATCGAGAACAAGCTACCGCTTGAGGGACTTCCGCCGCGTCCCGCAACGCCGCTGCGTGACGGACCACTGCGGCTTGGCTGGGTCGGTGTCCTTCGCTGCGCCCGATCCTTCGCCATGTTGCAGGAGATCGCCAAAACCTTTGCGGGCCGTATAGAGGTGATCCTGCATGGCGCACATGCAGCTGACCAACTGCCTGATTTCGAAGAGGCTGTGGCGCGGACGCCGCATATGACCGCTTACGGACGTTATACCTCCCCCATCGACCTGCCAAAGGTGTATGGCGATATCGATATCGTCTGGTCCGGGGATTATTTCCAGTCACGCGGCGGGCCGGTTGCGATTGGCAATTCAAGTTGGGCGCTGGCCAACAGGCTTTATGAGGGCGGCTATTATGGCGTGCCCGCGATTGTCCCGCAGGGTACAGAGATGGCCCGGTGGATCGAGCGTGTTGGCACTGGCCGTGTAATCCCTGAACCCGTCGAAGAAACCCTGCCGCGCCTTCTCGAAGAGCTGATGGCCGGGGGCATCGTCCCTTTGCGTCAAATCGTTGCGGATACACCGTCCACGGTTTTTGTTGATGACGGCAGTGAGCTTGACGCCCTCCTCTCCCGACTTGAGAGCCAATGA
- a CDS encoding glycosyltransferase family A protein, translating into MTELVVAICTYRRDSLANAIRSVDAQGPLRASRILIIDNDEAPTAKPMIDGLLTSIRTPLEYLHMPGRNIALARNAALEHSMGNRLAFLDDDETAAPDWLLELNTVLSRAFGAVMGPQIAVYPDTAPTWMTELSPHSHWPKSEDGIALTGHTANCLIDLSHPVMAEMRFDEALGRRGGSDSAYFAAARKKGVQLGYAPDAHVFEPVPAARMSRRWLLRRRWRVGEVLADISEANRASLILTAFAKTGWCVGAAALSVWSPARFHKALFRGAMHAGMAAGASGIRLGEYYREK; encoded by the coding sequence ATGACGGAGCTGGTCGTCGCCATCTGCACCTATCGGCGCGACAGCCTTGCAAACGCAATCCGGTCGGTCGATGCGCAAGGTCCTTTGCGCGCAAGCCGCATTCTGATCATCGATAATGACGAAGCACCTACCGCCAAGCCGATGATTGACGGCCTCCTGACATCGATCCGTACCCCGCTTGAATATCTCCACATGCCGGGCCGCAATATCGCGCTCGCCCGTAATGCGGCCTTGGAGCACTCCATGGGCAACCGGCTCGCCTTCCTTGATGATGACGAAACGGCAGCGCCTGACTGGCTGCTCGAGCTCAACACCGTTCTGAGCCGCGCCTTCGGCGCCGTGATGGGCCCGCAGATCGCCGTCTATCCTGATACTGCGCCGACCTGGATGACCGAACTTTCACCCCATAGCCATTGGCCGAAATCAGAAGACGGCATCGCCCTGACCGGTCACACGGCCAATTGCCTGATCGATCTCTCACACCCCGTCATGGCAGAAATGCGGTTCGATGAAGCACTCGGCCGCCGCGGCGGCAGTGACAGCGCCTATTTCGCGGCCGCGCGAAAAAAAGGTGTGCAGCTTGGCTACGCTCCTGATGCCCATGTCTTTGAACCTGTCCCTGCGGCGAGAATGTCACGCCGCTGGCTCCTGCGTCGCCGCTGGCGGGTCGGAGAAGTACTGGCAGATATTTCGGAGGCGAACCGGGCCTCACTTATACTGACGGCTTTTGCCAAGACAGGATGGTGCGTCGGCGCTGCGGCGCTCTCCGTCTGGTCGCCTGCCCGGTTCCACAAGGCGCTTTTCCGGGGGGCAATGCATGCCGGGATGGCTGCAGGCGCAAGCGGCATCAGGCTCGGTGAATACTACAGGGAAAAGTAG
- a CDS encoding TMEM165/GDT1 family protein: MHYALSIFFAVFLAELGDKTQLATMLFATDKQHHPLMVFGAAASALVLSTAIAVALGVAAEKYLSMIPLKLIAGLGFIAIGIFTVWDHFNTSA; the protein is encoded by the coding sequence ATGCATTATGCGCTAAGTATCTTTTTCGCCGTTTTTCTCGCCGAACTGGGTGACAAGACCCAGCTGGCGACAATGCTCTTTGCGACGGACAAGCAGCATCACCCGCTGATGGTGTTCGGCGCGGCGGCGTCCGCCCTCGTCCTCTCAACGGCCATTGCCGTGGCGCTGGGGGTGGCGGCAGAGAAATATCTCTCGATGATCCCGCTCAAACTGATCGCCGGGCTCGGCTTCATTGCCATCGGCATTTTCACGGTCTGGGACCATTTCAACACGAGCGCTTAA
- the hisI gene encoding phosphoribosyl-AMP cyclohydrolase, whose translation MTDPRDETTAFTPKFGADGLLPAIAVDAETGEVLMLAYMNEEALKRTLATGEVHYWSRSRAELWHKGATSGNIQELAEILIDCDQDTLLLRVRQRGPACHTGRPSCFYRKLVTDNPESKELNGTVQLRFMDVE comes from the coding sequence ATGACAGACCCTCGCGACGAAACTACGGCGTTCACCCCTAAATTCGGGGCGGACGGGCTCCTACCCGCCATCGCGGTCGATGCTGAGACAGGCGAGGTTCTGATGCTCGCTTATATGAACGAAGAGGCGCTGAAGCGGACGCTTGCGACAGGTGAAGTCCATTACTGGTCCCGCTCGCGGGCGGAACTCTGGCACAAGGGCGCGACTTCCGGGAACATTCAGGAACTCGCGGAAATCCTGATCGATTGCGATCAGGACACGCTGCTCCTGCGTGTCCGGCAACGGGGCCCCGCCTGTCATACGGGGCGGCCGAGCTGCTTTTACCGCAAGCTCGTCACAGATAACCCCGAAAGCAAAGAATTGAACGGGACTGTTCAGCTAAGATTCATGGATGTGGAGTAG
- a CDS encoding O-antigen ligase family protein — MSQSAPFSAFAAPNSPVSARISLQPGRGNLLDELMAMGAFVIMPLGFPMAQPLRLPFTILLILWLGMNWRSILPVVRKGWPLFVLPVLCLISALWADNMMVAIRYGALFSLAMLFAAGVASRLDARQVAVAIVCGQGMLAVASALTGTREWIGGADGGFALIGVFPHKNILAQHMVILSIAALSVTLSSQCRPVLRLLSACILAVALGLIAQALSATAILLLAGAIPLGLGLVLIWRPAVHIRGLRPALVLGGIAVMTFGLLVLTNFYGVNLIEDTLGAFGKDQSLTGRTVIWAAGNDAISKHPLLGVGAGNFWLADNFTAVRLADQFYSSDGQFRFHNAYYETTVHLGLIGLLAAIYTYVRGGLLTFGAWWRNQERADIFFLLIVVVLLIRSFTESELFYALALGPMLFWTAAFTSLMEKPSPTRPAIS; from the coding sequence ATGAGCCAGTCTGCCCCGTTTTCGGCCTTTGCCGCCCCCAACTCGCCGGTTTCCGCGCGGATTTCTCTGCAGCCGGGCCGAGGAAATCTGCTCGATGAGCTGATGGCGATGGGCGCATTTGTCATTATGCCGCTTGGTTTTCCGATGGCGCAGCCGCTCCGGTTGCCTTTCACCATTCTCCTCATCCTCTGGTTAGGGATGAATTGGCGCTCAATCCTGCCGGTCGTCCGCAAGGGCTGGCCGCTTTTCGTTCTACCCGTTCTGTGCCTGATCTCTGCTCTCTGGGCGGACAATATGATGGTGGCGATCCGGTATGGGGCGCTCTTCTCGCTCGCCATGCTGTTTGCCGCAGGGGTGGCAAGCCGCCTCGATGCGCGGCAGGTGGCGGTTGCTATTGTCTGCGGGCAAGGAATGCTGGCGGTCGCCTCCGCGCTGACCGGCACACGCGAATGGATTGGCGGGGCCGATGGCGGCTTCGCCCTGATCGGGGTTTTTCCGCATAAGAACATTCTTGCCCAGCATATGGTGATCTTAAGTATTGCGGCCCTGTCTGTAACGCTCTCCAGCCAATGCCGGCCTGTCCTGCGGCTACTGTCGGCTTGCATTCTAGCTGTGGCGCTGGGCCTGATCGCGCAGGCGCTCTCTGCGACGGCAATCCTACTCCTTGCTGGCGCCATCCCGCTCGGTCTCGGCCTCGTGCTGATCTGGCGCCCTGCCGTGCATATCAGGGGCCTTCGTCCTGCACTTGTCCTTGGCGGCATTGCAGTCATGACGTTCGGCCTTCTCGTCTTGACCAATTTCTACGGGGTCAATTTGATCGAGGATACGCTTGGCGCCTTTGGAAAAGACCAGTCCCTCACGGGACGGACGGTTATCTGGGCGGCCGGGAATGATGCAATCTCAAAACACCCGCTACTCGGGGTGGGGGCTGGGAATTTCTGGCTCGCGGATAATTTCACTGCCGTGCGCCTTGCGGATCAGTTCTACAGCTCAGACGGCCAGTTCCGGTTCCATAATGCCTATTATGAGACGACTGTGCATCTGGGTCTCATCGGACTTCTGGCAGCGATCTATACCTATGTACGCGGGGGCTTGTTGACATTCGGCGCGTGGTGGCGAAATCAGGAGCGAGCAGATATTTTCTTTCTACTGATCGTCGTCGTGCTGTTGATCCGTAGCTTCACTGAGTCAGAGCTTTTCTATGCGCTGGCGCTCGGGCCAATGCTGTTCTGGACGGCGGCATTCACCAGCCTTATGGAAAAGCCGTCTCCGACGCGTCCGGCAATCAGCTAA
- a CDS encoding flagellar motor protein MotA → MARSLERGVRFSGASGSILAMVLFIGAVSFVGFYLSPWSPNPNDLLVESFYANPYLNGLILFVLVLGIFYNIRQALVVDPAIRWVNAFRNSVDPSRTRLPRPPALIGAMARILLDADERGGRLSQASARAILDSIGTRIDEGRETGRYAGNLLVFLGLLGTFWGLLQTVTDVSGVISSLGAGDAGQDSATAVSALINNLNEPLSGMNTAFSSSLFGLGGSLVLGFLDIQAGQAQNRFYTDLEDWLSGITDNSSHQGGGDTKNFSDIGDAMAHLHAAIKELSAGQADAAQGVREEIKQLGRTLLEGDDAVKRR, encoded by the coding sequence ATGGCACGATCACTTGAACGCGGGGTCCGTTTCAGCGGCGCGAGCGGGTCTATTCTCGCCATGGTGCTGTTCATCGGCGCGGTGAGCTTTGTCGGCTTCTACCTGTCGCCATGGTCGCCCAACCCGAATGACCTGCTGGTCGAAAGCTTCTACGCCAACCCCTATCTGAACGGGCTGATCCTGTTCGTCCTCGTCCTCGGCATTTTCTATAATATCCGGCAGGCCCTCGTCGTTGATCCGGCGATCCGCTGGGTGAATGCCTTCCGCAATTCCGTCGACCCTTCACGTACCCGCCTGCCGCGCCCGCCTGCCCTGATCGGCGCGATGGCACGCATCCTCCTCGATGCTGATGAACGCGGCGGCCGCCTCAGCCAGGCGTCGGCTCGCGCGATCCTTGATTCCATCGGAACACGGATCGATGAGGGCCGCGAGACCGGCCGTTATGCCGGGAACCTCCTCGTCTTCCTCGGCCTGCTCGGCACCTTCTGGGGCCTCCTGCAGACCGTCACCGATGTCTCGGGTGTCATCTCTTCGCTGGGTGCAGGAGATGCAGGGCAGGACAGCGCGACCGCGGTTTCCGCGCTCATCAACAACCTCAATGAGCCCCTGTCGGGCATGAACACAGCGTTCAGCTCGTCCCTCTTTGGCCTTGGCGGCTCACTAGTCCTTGGCTTCCTCGATATCCAGGCCGGTCAGGCGCAGAACCGTTTCTATACCGATCTTGAGGACTGGCTCTCCGGGATCACCGATAATTCCTCACATCAGGGCGGCGGTGACACCAAGAATTTCAGCGATATCGGCGATGCGATGGCCCATCTTCATGCCGCCATCAAGGAGCTGAGCGCCGGGCAGGCCGATGCCGCGCAAGGCGTGCGCGAGGAAATCAAGCAGCTCGGGCGTACCCTTCTTGAAGGCGATGACGCCGTTAAACGGCGCTAG
- a CDS encoding DUF3108 domain-containing protein — translation MKLLLSGLVLVAGFGSMVKAEELSFAREFVPVGKAVFQLVQEDEVRGQMTYSTRFEDGLYVIDETTVMRPDIQETGTIILDAESFLPRREIIDGDFSGSIIDADLSFSNGTVTGEYRLKRPGDLEKRVVPFEKEAPEGLLSRASLFGLAAALPLNEGHRFTFPWFSSLSGAIEEVTLEVTGRVSVAIPAGEAEAFRIEVQNVTPENVIYVSVDTREVLRIDVPSLDMRFERLSPDTE, via the coding sequence TTGAAACTACTTTTATCCGGTCTCGTGCTCGTCGCGGGTTTCGGCTCGATGGTGAAAGCTGAAGAGCTGAGTTTTGCGCGCGAATTTGTTCCTGTCGGAAAAGCTGTTTTCCAGCTTGTTCAGGAAGACGAAGTCCGGGGGCAGATGACATACTCCACCCGTTTTGAAGACGGGCTCTATGTCATCGATGAAACGACGGTGATGCGGCCTGACATTCAGGAAACCGGCACGATCATTCTTGATGCGGAGAGCTTTCTGCCGCGTCGGGAAATCATCGACGGAGATTTCTCCGGTTCCATCATTGATGCGGATCTTTCCTTCAGTAACGGGACAGTCACTGGAGAATACCGGCTCAAACGACCGGGCGATCTTGAAAAGCGGGTTGTTCCCTTCGAGAAGGAGGCGCCAGAGGGCCTCCTCTCGCGGGCATCACTGTTTGGCCTTGCCGCGGCCCTGCCTCTCAATGAGGGGCATCGTTTCACTTTTCCCTGGTTCAGCTCCCTCTCAGGGGCGATCGAGGAGGTGACCCTGGAAGTGACGGGCAGGGTGAGTGTTGCAATTCCGGCTGGCGAGGCCGAAGCCTTCCGCATAGAGGTGCAGAACGTCACGCCCGAAAATGTGATCTATGTTTCAGTCGACACACGCGAGGTTCTCCGCATTGATGTGCCAAGCCTCGACATGCGGTTCGAACGCCTTTCGCCGGATACGGAGTAA
- a CDS encoding glycosyltransferase family 2 protein: protein MELVLKSDAVANVDALARRIVVAVPTLNESSTIAACLTSLMKGNENMQFLVLDGGSDDGTREIVALLAAKHQNLSLHHNSRRNQAAAINQASQIADGKRDILIRCDAHAIYPEGYALSLGQKLIEMGADSVVVPMDAVHTEDAGCFERANAMIVDTPLGSGGSAHRGGRKSGFVDHGHHAAFWRTRFVKLGGYDEAMLANQDAEYDTRLRADGGKIWLDAGIRLDYFVRKTPRSLWTQYWRYGRGRADHIRKHLVTPRIRQLIPVLHVLALMYSGAFLTMTKWATAYPVVYGATVLGAGVWAALKNRTRCGLMAPLVLVIMHTGWGLGFIREMIVPMRRR from the coding sequence ATGGAGTTGGTTCTGAAGTCAGATGCCGTCGCAAATGTCGACGCGCTCGCCCGGCGGATCGTCGTGGCGGTACCGACTCTTAATGAATCTTCAACCATCGCGGCCTGCCTCACCTCCCTGATGAAGGGAAATGAGAACATGCAGTTCCTTGTTCTCGACGGTGGCAGCGATGACGGCACACGCGAGATCGTCGCGCTTCTCGCGGCGAAACATCAAAATCTCTCCTTGCACCACAACTCCCGCCGCAATCAGGCCGCTGCTATAAATCAGGCGAGCCAGATTGCGGACGGCAAGCGAGATATTCTGATCCGTTGTGATGCGCACGCGATCTACCCAGAGGGCTATGCTCTTTCATTAGGTCAAAAACTTATCGAGATGGGCGCCGACAGCGTCGTCGTACCGATGGATGCGGTCCATACGGAGGATGCTGGCTGTTTTGAGCGCGCCAATGCGATGATCGTTGATACCCCGCTCGGCTCAGGCGGATCGGCCCACCGGGGTGGTCGGAAATCCGGTTTTGTAGATCACGGCCACCATGCCGCCTTCTGGCGAACGCGGTTCGTGAAGCTCGGCGGCTATGACGAGGCGATGCTTGCCAATCAGGATGCGGAATATGACACTCGCCTGCGCGCAGATGGCGGCAAGATCTGGCTCGATGCCGGAATCAGACTCGACTATTTTGTCCGCAAGACACCGCGGTCCCTCTGGACGCAATATTGGCGCTATGGACGGGGCCGCGCGGATCATATCCGCAAGCACCTTGTCACGCCGCGCATCCGTCAACTGATACCCGTTCTTCACGTTCTTGCCCTGATGTATTCAGGTGCCTTCCTGACAATGACCAAATGGGCGACCGCCTACCCTGTCGTTTACGGCGCCACGGTTTTGGGTGCGGGTGTCTGGGCGGCGCTCAAGAACCGCACGCGTTGCGGGCTGATGGCGCCGCTGGTCCTTGTGATCATGCACACCGGTTGGGGGCTGGGGTTCATTCGGGAGATGATCGTCCCGATGCGGAGGCGTTAA